One genomic segment of Pseudorca crassidens isolate mPseCra1 chromosome X, mPseCra1.hap1, whole genome shotgun sequence includes these proteins:
- the LOC137217194 gene encoding N-alpha-acetyltransferase 11-like isoform X5: MNIRNARPEDLMNMQHCNLLCLPENYQMKYYFSHGLSWPQLSYVAEDENGKIVGYVLAKMEEGPHNVRHGHITSLAVKRSHRRLGLAQKLVDQACRAMIENFNAKYVSLHVRKSRFLSVIYFIHICVYMSIPISQFIPPPPAGILPRCGSWAALAFGEDREVGLVGRGTGRRGKTWMCCPCLASSVQLSSALFPCSNRAALRLYSNTLNFQISKVEPKYYTDGEDAYTMKRDLTQMADEVRVLQKKARKDIPNE; encoded by the exons CCAGAGGACCTGATGAACATGCAGCACTGCAACCTCCTGTGCCTGCCCGAGAACTACCAGATGAAATATTATTTCTCCCATGGCCTTTCCTGGCCCCAG CTCTCTTACGTCGCTGAGGATGAGAATGGGAAGATTGTGGGGTATGTCCTGGCCAAAAT GGAAGAGGGCCCGCACAATGTGCGCCATGGACACATCACCTCGCTG GCTGTGAAGCGTTCCCACCGGCGCCTTGGCCTGGCTCAGAAGCTGGTGGACCAGGCCTGCAGAGCCATGATCGAGAACTTCAATGCCAAATACGTCTCCCTGCATGTCAGGAAGAG caggttcttatcagttatctattttatacatatttgtgtatatatgtcaatcccaatctcccaattcatcccaccaccaccagcggGGATACTGCCTCGATGTGGATCTTGGGCTGCCTTGGCTTTTGGAGAAGATCGGGAAGTGGGCTTAGTGGGGAGGGGGACCGGGAGGAGGGGCAAGACCTGGATGTGCTGTCCCTGCCTGGCCTCGTCTGTACAGCTCAGCAGTGCCTTATTCCCCTGCAGTAACCGGGCCGCTCTGCGCCTCTATTCCAACACCCTCAACTTTCA GATCAGCAAAGTGGAGCCCAAATACTATACAGATGGAGAAGACGCATACACGATGAAGCGGGACCTCACCCAGATGGCCGATGAGGTAAGAGTCCTGCAG AAAAAGGCCAGGAAGGACATACCAAACGAATAA
- the LOC137217194 gene encoding N-alpha-acetyltransferase 11-like isoform X6, translating into MNIRNARPEDLMNMQHCNLLCLPENYQMKYYFSHGLSWPQLSYVAEDENGKIVGYVLAKMEEGPHNVRHGHITSLAVKRSHRRLGLAQKLVDQACRAMIENFNAKYVSLHVRKSRFLSVIYFIHICVYMSIPISQFIPPPPAGILPRCGSWAALAFGEDREVGLVGRGTGRRGKTWMCCPCLASSVQLSSALFPCSNRAALRLYSNTLNFQISKVEPKYYTDGEDAYTMKRDLTQMADEKKARKDIPNE; encoded by the exons CCAGAGGACCTGATGAACATGCAGCACTGCAACCTCCTGTGCCTGCCCGAGAACTACCAGATGAAATATTATTTCTCCCATGGCCTTTCCTGGCCCCAG CTCTCTTACGTCGCTGAGGATGAGAATGGGAAGATTGTGGGGTATGTCCTGGCCAAAAT GGAAGAGGGCCCGCACAATGTGCGCCATGGACACATCACCTCGCTG GCTGTGAAGCGTTCCCACCGGCGCCTTGGCCTGGCTCAGAAGCTGGTGGACCAGGCCTGCAGAGCCATGATCGAGAACTTCAATGCCAAATACGTCTCCCTGCATGTCAGGAAGAG caggttcttatcagttatctattttatacatatttgtgtatatatgtcaatcccaatctcccaattcatcccaccaccaccagcggGGATACTGCCTCGATGTGGATCTTGGGCTGCCTTGGCTTTTGGAGAAGATCGGGAAGTGGGCTTAGTGGGGAGGGGGACCGGGAGGAGGGGCAAGACCTGGATGTGCTGTCCCTGCCTGGCCTCGTCTGTACAGCTCAGCAGTGCCTTATTCCCCTGCAGTAACCGGGCCGCTCTGCGCCTCTATTCCAACACCCTCAACTTTCA GATCAGCAAAGTGGAGCCCAAATACTATACAGATGGAGAAGACGCATACACGATGAAGCGGGACCTCACCCAGATGGCCGATGAG AAAAAGGCCAGGAAGGACATACCAAACGAATAA
- the LOC137217194 gene encoding uncharacterized protein isoform X1, producing the protein MNIRNARPEDLMNMQHCNLLCLPENYQMKYYFSHGLSWPQLSYVAEDENGKIVGYVLAKMEEGPHNVRHGHITSLAVKRSHRRLGLAQKLVDQACRAMIENFNAKYVSLHVRKSRFLSVIYFIHICVYMSIPISQFIPPPPAGILPRCGSWAALAFGEDREVGLVGRGTGRRGKTWMCCPCLASSVQLSSALFPCSNRAALRLYSNTLNFQISKVEPKYYTDGEDAYTMKRDLTQMADELAGGEPDLGRTLTKAVGPRFHSPRKKPVLPRGCCERRGRRPLDVLRDRGLGMAVAGLQGSGSDRTGLKRSQGSAQGSSGARAVQRAPRQPREGAMITSTLQERKQAQRPV; encoded by the exons CCAGAGGACCTGATGAACATGCAGCACTGCAACCTCCTGTGCCTGCCCGAGAACTACCAGATGAAATATTATTTCTCCCATGGCCTTTCCTGGCCCCAG CTCTCTTACGTCGCTGAGGATGAGAATGGGAAGATTGTGGGGTATGTCCTGGCCAAAAT GGAAGAGGGCCCGCACAATGTGCGCCATGGACACATCACCTCGCTG GCTGTGAAGCGTTCCCACCGGCGCCTTGGCCTGGCTCAGAAGCTGGTGGACCAGGCCTGCAGAGCCATGATCGAGAACTTCAATGCCAAATACGTCTCCCTGCATGTCAGGAAGAG caggttcttatcagttatctattttatacatatttgtgtatatatgtcaatcccaatctcccaattcatcccaccaccaccagcggGGATACTGCCTCGATGTGGATCTTGGGCTGCCTTGGCTTTTGGAGAAGATCGGGAAGTGGGCTTAGTGGGGAGGGGGACCGGGAGGAGGGGCAAGACCTGGATGTGCTGTCCCTGCCTGGCCTCGTCTGTACAGCTCAGCAGTGCCTTATTCCCCTGCAGTAACCGGGCCGCTCTGCGCCTCTATTCCAACACCCTCAACTTTCA GATCAGCAAAGTGGAGCCCAAATACTATACAGATGGAGAAGACGCATACACGATGAAGCGGGACCTCACCCAGATGGCCGATGAG CTGGCAGGCGGGGAGCCAGACCTTGGCAGGACCTTAACGAAGGCCGTCGGCCCAAGATTCCATTCTCCGAGGAAGAAGCCCGTCCTGCCCAGAGGCTGCtgtgagaggagagggaggaggcccCTAGACGTGCTGAGAGACCGGGGCCTGGGGATGGCTGTGGCTGGCCTCCAAGGCTCGGGGTCAGACAGAACCGGGCTGAAGAGAAGTCAGGGTTCTGCCCAAGGCTCCTCGGGGGCCAGGGCCGTTCAGAGGGCTCCACGGCAGCCTCGTGAGGGAGCCATGATCACCTCCACtttacaggagaggaaacaggcccagaggcctgtttag
- the LOC137217194 gene encoding N-alpha-acetyltransferase 11-like isoform X4: MNIRNARPEDLMNMQHCNLLCLPENYQMKYYFSHGLSWPQLSYVAEDENGKIVGYVLAKMEEGPHNVRHGHITSLAVKRSHRRLGLAQKLVDQACRAMIENFNAKYVSLHVRKSNRAALRLYSNTLNFQISKVEPKYYTDGEDAYTMKRDLTQMADELAGGEPDLGRTLTKAVGPRFHSPRKKPVLPRGCCERRGRRPLDVLRDRGLGMAVAGLQGSGSDRTGLKRSQGSAQGSSGARAVQRAPRQPREGAMITSTLQERKQAQRPV; encoded by the exons CCAGAGGACCTGATGAACATGCAGCACTGCAACCTCCTGTGCCTGCCCGAGAACTACCAGATGAAATATTATTTCTCCCATGGCCTTTCCTGGCCCCAG CTCTCTTACGTCGCTGAGGATGAGAATGGGAAGATTGTGGGGTATGTCCTGGCCAAAAT GGAAGAGGGCCCGCACAATGTGCGCCATGGACACATCACCTCGCTG GCTGTGAAGCGTTCCCACCGGCGCCTTGGCCTGGCTCAGAAGCTGGTGGACCAGGCCTGCAGAGCCATGATCGAGAACTTCAATGCCAAATACGTCTCCCTGCATGTCAGGAAGAG TAACCGGGCCGCTCTGCGCCTCTATTCCAACACCCTCAACTTTCA GATCAGCAAAGTGGAGCCCAAATACTATACAGATGGAGAAGACGCATACACGATGAAGCGGGACCTCACCCAGATGGCCGATGAG CTGGCAGGCGGGGAGCCAGACCTTGGCAGGACCTTAACGAAGGCCGTCGGCCCAAGATTCCATTCTCCGAGGAAGAAGCCCGTCCTGCCCAGAGGCTGCtgtgagaggagagggaggaggcccCTAGACGTGCTGAGAGACCGGGGCCTGGGGATGGCTGTGGCTGGCCTCCAAGGCTCGGGGTCAGACAGAACCGGGCTGAAGAGAAGTCAGGGTTCTGCCCAAGGCTCCTCGGGGGCCAGGGCCGTTCAGAGGGCTCCACGGCAGCCTCGTGAGGGAGCCATGATCACCTCCACtttacaggagaggaaacaggcccagaggcctgtttag
- the LOC137217194 gene encoding N-alpha-acetyltransferase 11-like isoform X3 — MNIRNARPEDLMNMQHCNLLCLPENYQMKYYFSHGLSWPQLSYVAEDENGKIVGYVLAKMEEGPHNVRHGHITSLAVKRSHRRLGLAQKLVDQACRAMIENFNAKYVSLHVRKRWKPGPREGGNRAALRLYSNTLNFQISKVEPKYYTDGEDAYTMKRDLTQMADELAGGEPDLGRTLTKAVGPRFHSPRKKPVLPRGCCERRGRRPLDVLRDRGLGMAVAGLQGSGSDRTGLKRSQGSAQGSSGARAVQRAPRQPREGAMITSTLQERKQAQRPV; from the exons CCAGAGGACCTGATGAACATGCAGCACTGCAACCTCCTGTGCCTGCCCGAGAACTACCAGATGAAATATTATTTCTCCCATGGCCTTTCCTGGCCCCAG CTCTCTTACGTCGCTGAGGATGAGAATGGGAAGATTGTGGGGTATGTCCTGGCCAAAAT GGAAGAGGGCCCGCACAATGTGCGCCATGGACACATCACCTCGCTG GCTGTGAAGCGTTCCCACCGGCGCCTTGGCCTGGCTCAGAAGCTGGTGGACCAGGCCTGCAGAGCCATGATCGAGAACTTCAATGCCAAATACGTCTCCCTGCATGTCAGGAAGAGGTGGAAGCCAGGGCCGAGGGAAGGGGG TAACCGGGCCGCTCTGCGCCTCTATTCCAACACCCTCAACTTTCA GATCAGCAAAGTGGAGCCCAAATACTATACAGATGGAGAAGACGCATACACGATGAAGCGGGACCTCACCCAGATGGCCGATGAG CTGGCAGGCGGGGAGCCAGACCTTGGCAGGACCTTAACGAAGGCCGTCGGCCCAAGATTCCATTCTCCGAGGAAGAAGCCCGTCCTGCCCAGAGGCTGCtgtgagaggagagggaggaggcccCTAGACGTGCTGAGAGACCGGGGCCTGGGGATGGCTGTGGCTGGCCTCCAAGGCTCGGGGTCAGACAGAACCGGGCTGAAGAGAAGTCAGGGTTCTGCCCAAGGCTCCTCGGGGGCCAGGGCCGTTCAGAGGGCTCCACGGCAGCCTCGTGAGGGAGCCATGATCACCTCCACtttacaggagaggaaacaggcccagaggcctgtttag
- the LOC137217194 gene encoding uncharacterized protein isoform X2: MNIRNARPEDLMNMQHCNLLCLPENYQMKYYFSHGLSWPQLSYVAEDENGKIVGYVLAKMEEGPHNVRHGHITSLAVKRSHRRLGLAQKLVDQACRAMIENFNAKYVSLHVRKSRFLSVIYFIHICVYMSIPISQFIPPPPAGILPRCGSWAALAFGEDREVGLVGRGTGRRGKTWMCCPCLASSVQLSSALFPCSNRAALRLYSNTLNFQISKVEPKYYTDGEDAYTMKRDLTQMADELAGGEPDLGRTLTKAVGPRFHSPRKKPVLPRGCCERRGRRPLDVAGLQGSGSDRTGLKRSQGSAQGSSGARAVQRAPRQPREGAMITSTLQERKQAQRPV; encoded by the exons CCAGAGGACCTGATGAACATGCAGCACTGCAACCTCCTGTGCCTGCCCGAGAACTACCAGATGAAATATTATTTCTCCCATGGCCTTTCCTGGCCCCAG CTCTCTTACGTCGCTGAGGATGAGAATGGGAAGATTGTGGGGTATGTCCTGGCCAAAAT GGAAGAGGGCCCGCACAATGTGCGCCATGGACACATCACCTCGCTG GCTGTGAAGCGTTCCCACCGGCGCCTTGGCCTGGCTCAGAAGCTGGTGGACCAGGCCTGCAGAGCCATGATCGAGAACTTCAATGCCAAATACGTCTCCCTGCATGTCAGGAAGAG caggttcttatcagttatctattttatacatatttgtgtatatatgtcaatcccaatctcccaattcatcccaccaccaccagcggGGATACTGCCTCGATGTGGATCTTGGGCTGCCTTGGCTTTTGGAGAAGATCGGGAAGTGGGCTTAGTGGGGAGGGGGACCGGGAGGAGGGGCAAGACCTGGATGTGCTGTCCCTGCCTGGCCTCGTCTGTACAGCTCAGCAGTGCCTTATTCCCCTGCAGTAACCGGGCCGCTCTGCGCCTCTATTCCAACACCCTCAACTTTCA GATCAGCAAAGTGGAGCCCAAATACTATACAGATGGAGAAGACGCATACACGATGAAGCGGGACCTCACCCAGATGGCCGATGAG CTGGCAGGCGGGGAGCCAGACCTTGGCAGGACCTTAACGAAGGCCGTCGGCCCAAGATTCCATTCTCCGAGGAAGAAGCCCGTCCTGCCCAGAGGCTGCtgtgagaggagagggaggaggcccCTAGACGTG GCTGGCCTCCAAGGCTCGGGGTCAGACAGAACCGGGCTGAAGAGAAGTCAGGGTTCTGCCCAAGGCTCCTCGGGGGCCAGGGCCGTTCAGAGGGCTCCACGGCAGCCTCGTGAGGGAGCCATGATCACCTCCACtttacaggagaggaaacaggcccagaggcctgtttag